The genomic DNA GCCTCGTCGAGCACCAGGACATAAACCCACAAGCAATTGCGGATCTAATCAAGGAGTTTTGTCCGGGAGGGATATCGCGTCATGGTGATCGGTATCTTGCTAGCATGCCAAGTGGCGACAGTGTTACTGACGCGAATACTGAAATGCTGTTCGAGTTAGTAAGGCAAGCCAAATATCCAGACAGGCCATCCAGATATCAATCCATCTTCGCAGTTGACACCATTGATGCAGCTCGGTTGTTTGCTGGCACATATGGGAACTACCCATGCAATATCTATCAGCTGAACTCTCCAGGAGCATTTCGAGCTGACATGGGGTTGCTCGACGCCAGGTACTCGGAGGTCAGGAAGGTCTGGCACGCGAACCGGTATTGGCAGGGCCTACCTCACCCAGACGCGCAGCCGTTTTGGGAATACTTAGTGCCGTGCCCAGTTGTCATCGGCGCCTTGGTATAGGTGGGGTAAAGAACGATTTGATGAGCGGATATCTCGTACCATTTTTTGTACCAAAACAGGTTTTTTATGGGGGAATCAGGGGGATTTATGGCCCCCGCAGCCCTTTAAAACCCCCTTTCCCAATCCTCCTGCTAATCCGCACATAGGTCCTTACCGGTTTTTCCGTTGGGGAATCAGCGCCCCGGATTAGGGCGCCTGTAAGGAACTGACCTGGTGGATTTGTGAGAGTTTTAGATCAATCCGTTATAAGCAGCACTTTGTAATGCGGCCAATTGCCGGCAAGCCGGCTGCCACAGGGTTCAGCAGCGCTGCGGATCGTGTGGGCCGGCTTGCCGGCGATTGGGCTGCACAGCAGCCCCTTTCATTTACCCCGAATCAACCTGCGCAAGCCAAACCGGTTCGGATGACATGCCTCAGCCACCGCCCGCGGCAGCGGCAACGGCTCGCCACTGACCCACGCCGCAATCAACTCGCCCGAAAGCGGCGCCGTGATCAGCCCCCGCGACCCATGCCCGCTGTTCACATACAGCCCCTCCAGCCAGGGGCAGGGCACCTCGGGCACCTGCCGCGCGTCCTTGGCCAGTACGGCATAGGCCTCGGCAAAGGCTGCAGGGTCGGCAACCGGCCCCACAATCGGCAAATAATCCGGGCTGGTGCAGCGAAATGCTGCGCGCCCCTGCAACTGCTCAGGGGCAAGCGCTGCGGTACCCAGGCGCCGGGCCAGGTCGGTGGAGATTTCATCCAGCATGGCCAGGTTGCCCTGGTGCTCGGCCACGGTCGGCGTCAGGTCATCACTATGGAAGTCAAAGCTGGCCCCCAGCGTGTGCTCCTCACCCCTGGGCGGTGCCACATAGCCCTCGGCGCAGACCACGGTAGCCAGCGCCCGGCTGGCGTCAGTCACCGGCAGGCGGGTGATCTGCCCGCGAATGCGCTTGAGCGGCAGCTGCGCACAAGGCTCGAAACGCTTCACATCAGCTGCCCCGGCCAGCACCACCATTGGCGCGCTGGCCAGCAGCCGGTCGCCGGCCCAGGCTTGCCACAGGCCATCGGCCTTGCGCAGTGCGAGCACATCGTGATGAGCCAGCAGGCGAATGTTCGGGTGCTGCAGTTGAGCCTTGCACAGTGCCGGTGGGTGCACCCAGCCGCCTTCGGTGTAGAACAACCCGCCGGCAGGCAGCCCGACCCCGGCAATCGCTTCGGCTTCATTGCGCTGCACGGCACGCAGCAAGCTGCCCTCGAAGGCATCAGCGAGCCTGCCCTGGCGTTCGGCTTCCTTGCTGTCGAAGGCCAGTTGCAAAACCCCGCACGCATCCCAGTCCTGGCCGCGCTGCAGTAGTTCAAGCTGGCGCCGTGTATAGCCGAAACCGGACAGAATCATCTGCGACAAAGCCGTGCCGTGCGCGGACAGCTTGAGGTACAGCACGCCCTGGGGGTTACCGGAGGCTTCGCGGGCCGCTGCGTCGTGGCGCTCCAGTACCGTTACCTGCCAGCCGCGTGCGGCCAGGCTGGCAGCGCTGGCACTGCCGGCGAGCCCTGCGCCGATCACCAAGGCCTCGCGCGGGCCTTCAGGCGCAGTTGGCCGCGCGTACCAGGGCGCCGACATGGGGGCGTTGGGCGGGCCGGTGTACTCACCGCTCATCACCTCCCACTTCTTGCCGATGCCAGGCACCTTCTTCATGGTGAAGCCGGCTTCGATCAAGCTGCGGCGAACCCAGCCGGTGGTGGTGAAGGTGCCAAGTGCGGTGCCGGCATGGGACAGCCTGGCCAGTTGCGTGAACAGCTCGGGTGTCCACATGTCGGGGTTCTTCGCCGGGGCAAAACCGTCGAGGAACCACACGTCGATACGCGCGTCCAGCTGCGGCAGCTGCTCCAGCACATCGCCGATCAACAGGGTAAGGGTGATTCGGCCCTGGTCGAAGGTGAACTGCTGGAAGCCCTGGTGCACCGCGACGTACTGGCGCAAAAAGGGTTCGGTGAACGCAGCCAGCTCCGGCCACAGGCGCATAGCCCTGGCCATGTCGGCATGGCCCAGGGGGTACTTCTCGACGCTGACGAAATGCAGGCGGGCGTCGGCGTGGGCTGTTTCGGCGAACAGCTGCCAGGCGCAGAAAAAATTCATGCCGGTGCCAAAGCCGGTTTCGCCGATCACCAGGCAGCCGTGGGGGGCCAGGTTGGCGAAGCGCTGGCGCAGGCGGGTTTGTTCGAGGAACACATGCTGGGTTTCGGCAATGCCCTCGTTGATGGCGAAGTACACATCGCCGTATTGCCGCGAATGGGGGCGGCCCTGGTCGTCCCAGTCGATCTGGGCATGCTGAAGGAGGGTGGATGCGGGCATGGCTGGTTTCGCTGGAGGTGGGGAGCTGCAAGCGGCAAGCTGCAAGCTGCAAGAAAAAGCAGATGGTGGCACGGCCCGCGTTTTCTTGCAGCTTGAAGCTTGCCGCTTGCAGCCAGGATTCCGCTAATCTTGCTTATCCATTGAAGGAGCCAATGCATGTTCGAATCCGCCGAAATTGGTCACAGCATCGACGACGATACGTTTGAGGCAGAAGTGCCCGCGCTGCGCGAGGCTTTGCTCGAAGCCCAGTACGAACTCAAGCAGCAGGCGCGCTTCCCGGTGATCGTGCTGATCAATGGCATCGAAGGTGCCGGCAAGGGTGAGACGGTCAAGCTGCTCAACGAGTGGATGGACCCGCGCATGATCGACGTGCTCACCTTCGACCAGCAGACCGACGAAGAGCTGGCCCGCCCGCCCGCCTGGCGCTACTGGCGGGCGCTGCCGCCAAAGGGGCGCATGGGCGTTTTTTTCGGCAACTGGTACAGCCAGATGCTGCAGGGCAGGGTGCATGGGCAGTTCAAGGATGCGGTGCTCGACCAGGCAATCACCGGCGCCGAGCGCCTGGAGCAGATGCTTTGCGACGAAGGTGCGCTGATCATCAAGTTCTGGTTCCACCTGTCCAAGAAACAGATGAAAGCGCGGCTCAAGTCGCTCAAGGACGACCCCTTGCACAGCTGGCGCATCAGCCCGCTGGACTGGCAACAGTCGCAGACCTACGACCGTTTCGTGCGTTTTGGCGAGCGGGTGTTGCGCCGTACCAGCCGTGACTATGCACCGTGGCATGTAGTTGAAGGTGTCGACCCCAACTACCGCAGCCTGGCCGTAGGGCGCATCTTGCTGGAAAGCCTGCAGGCCGCGTTGGCCGTCAACCCCAAAGGCAAGCACCAGGGCAACATCGCGCCCCTGGGCCGCAGCATCGATCAGCGCAGCCTGGTTGGCGCGTTGGACATGACACTGCGCCTGGACAAGCAGGACTACGAGGAACAACTGGTGACCGAGCAGGCTCGCCTGGCCGGCCTGTTGCGCCACAAGCACATGCGCCGGCACTCGCTGGTGGCCGTGTTCGAGGGTAATGATGCTGCAGGCAAGGGCGGGGCGATTCGCCGTGTGGCTGCAGCGCTGGACCCGCGCCAGTACCGTATCGTGCCGATCGCCGCCCCTAGCGAAGATGAGCGTGCGCAGCCGTACCTGTGGCGGTTCTGGCGGCACATTCCGGCACGCGGCAAGTTCACCATCTTCGACCGCTCCTGGTACGGCCGGGTGCTGGTGGAGCGCATCGAAGGCTTCTGCACACCGGCCGACTGGATGCGTGCTTACGGCGAGATCAATGATTTCGAGGAACAGCTGGTGAACGCCGGCGCGGTAGTGGTCAAGTTCTGGCTGGCGATCGACCAGCAGACCCAGCTGGAGCGTTTTCAAGAGCGCGAGCAGATCCCGTTCAAGCGCTACAAGATCACCGAGGACGACTGGCGCAACCGCGACAAGTGGGACCTGTATGTGGATGCAGTGGGGGACATGGTCGACCGCACCAGCACCGAGATCGCGCCATGGACTCTGGTTGAGGCCAATGACAAGCGTTGGGCGCGGGTGAAAGTGTTGCGCACCATCAATGAAGCCCTGGAAGCGGCGTTTGCCAAACACAAAAAATAGTCAGCCGCCATGCCTCAAGGGAATGACCTGATGAATTCTTTTCCCGCCTTTTTCCCCCGTTGGCAGGTAGCAAGCCTTTAGAATCGAGGCACCCCACAACGGGCTCGACCGAGGACTTTATGCACATCACATCCGGACGCCGGAGCTATGGACTGGCCCTGGCGCTTCTGACCGCACTGCTCTGGGGCATCCTGCCAATCAAACTCAAGCAGGTGCTGCAGGTGGTCGACCCGGTGACCGTCACCTGGTTCCGCCTGCTAGTGTCCGGCGGCCTGCTGTTCGCCTGGCTGGCAGCCAAGCGCCGTTTGCCTTCTTTCGGCAAGCTCGGCGCTAAAGGCAAAGGCCTGGTGGCCGTGGCCGTGTGCGGCCTGATGGGCAATTACGTGCTGTACCTGATCGGCCTCAACCTGCTGAGCCCCGGCACTGCGCAATTGGTGGTGCAGATCGGCCCGGTGCTGCTGCTGGTGGCAAGCGTGTTCGTGTTCAAGGAACGCTTCAGCCTGGGCCAAGGCCTGGGGCTACTGGTGCTGCTTGCCGGCTTCGGCCTGTTCTTCAATCAACGCCTTGAAGAGCTGCTGACCTCGTTGGGCACCTACACCACGGGCGTGCTGACCATCCTGCTGGCCACCAGCATCTGGGTGTTCTATGCCCTGAGCCAGAAGCAACTGCTGACGGTGTGGCATTCGCAACAGGTGATGATGGTGATCTACCTGAGCTGCGCCGCGCTGCTGACACCCTGGGTGCACCCTCTGGAGGCGTTGCAGTTGACGCCCCTGCAAGGCTGGCTGTTGCTGGCCTGCTGCCTGAACACGCTGGTGGCCTATGGTGCTTTTGCCGAGGCACTGGCGCACTGGGAGGCATCGCGGGTGAGCGCCACGCTGGCGCTGACACCGCTGGTGACCTTTGTTGCGGTGGCATTGGCGGCCTGGATGTGGCCGGCGTATGTGCAGGCCGAAGACATCAATGCCCTGGGCTATGTGGGCGCAGTGACGGTGGTACTGGGGTCGACCCTGGTGGCCTTGGGGCCATCGCTGGTGGCCGGGTGGCGGGCGAGGAGGGCGCGCCTGGCTCAGGTTGGTTGAGAGCCTGTTCCGGCCCCATCGCCGGCAAGCCGGCTCCCACAGGGATCGCGCCAGCTTTTAGAAGTTGAGCAAGACACTCCCTCAGGTTCCCACCAAACCTGAAGACTGTGGGGTACCGGTGGGAGCCGGCTTGCCGGCGATAGGGCCATAAGTACCAGCCAATCAATCAGCCCTTGCCACCCGGTGCCAGCATGTTCTCCGGCCGCACCCACTCATCGAACTGTTCATTGGTCAGGTACTTCAATTCCAGCGCCGCCTCACGCAGGGTCTTGCCCTCGCTGTAGGCCTTCTTGGCAATTTCCGCCGCTTTGTCATAGCCGATATGCGGGTTCAGCGCGGTCACCAGCATCAGCCCGCGCTCCAGGTGCGCCGCCATCTGTTCGGCATCCGGCTCGATGCCGGCCACGCAGTGCTGCTGGAAGTTGCGGCAACCATCGGCTAGCAGCTCGATCGATTGCAGCAGGTTGTGGATGATTACCGGTTTGAACACATTCAACTGCAGGTGCCCCTGGCTGGCGGCGAAACCGATGGCCGCGTCATTGCCCAGTACCTGGCAGGCCAGCATCGACAGCGCTTCGCACTGGGTCGGGTTGACCTTGCCCGGCATGATCGAGCTGCCCGGCTCGTTGGCCGGCAGGCGCACCTCGGCCAGGCCGGCGCGGGGGCCGGAGCCGAGCAAACGCAGGTCGTTGGCGATTTTCATCAAGGCCACCGCCAAGGTCTTGAGCGCCCCCGCCAGGCTGGTCAGCGGCTCGTGGCCGGCCAAGGCAGCGAACTTGTTTGGCGCGGTGACGAACGGCAGGCCGGAGAGGGCGGCCAGTTCAGCAGCAATGGCTTCGGCGAAACCCTGCGGTGCATTGAGCCCGGTGCCCACGGCAGTGCCCCCCTGGGCCAGTTCGCATACCGCTGGCAAGGTGGCGCGGATGGCGCGCTGGGCGTAGTCGAGCTGGGCCACGAAGGCCGACACCTCCTGGCCGAAGGTGATGGGCGTGGCGTCCATCATGTGCGTGCGGCCAGTCTTGACCAGTTTATGGTGGCGCCCCGACAGCTCGGCCAGCCCCGAAGACAGTTCGGCGATCGCCGGTAGCAGCTGCTCGTGCACCGCCTGCGCTGCGGCAATGTGCATGGCGGTAGGGAAGCAGTCGTTGGAGCTCTGCGAGCGGTTGACATGGTCGTTGGGGTGCACTGGCGCCTTGCCGCCGCGGCCTTTGCCGGCGAGCTCGTTGGCCCTGCCCGCGATCACCTCGTTAACGTTCATGTTGCTCTGCGTGCCGCTGCCGGTCTGCCACACCACCAGCGGGAACTGGTCGTCGTGCTCGCCGTCGAGCACTTCGTCGGCGGCCTGCTCGATCAGCCGGGCGATGTCGGCTGGCAGGTCGCCATTGCGGTCGTTGACCCGGGCCGCGGCCTTCTTGATCAGCGCCAGAGCGTGCAGCACCGCGAGCGGCATGCGTTCCTTGCCAATGGCAAAGTTGATCAGCGAGCGTTGGGTCTGTGCGCCCCAGTAGGCGTGCTCCGGAACTTCGACCGGGCCCAGGCTGTCTGTTTCGATACGGCTCATGCTGCGTTCACTCCCTTGTCAGTCAGAATCAGCAGTTTAGGCCCCCATGCGATCGAGCGGTTCAATCGCTCGTCGTGCCACTTGAGCGCTGCCCCCTGGCGGGAGCAGAATGCTCATCTCTGAGGTACCGCCTCCCCCTCCTTGAAGGATATGCAATGACCCGTCTCCGTGCCCTCTGTGCTGCCGTCGCCCTGGCCTGTGCCAGCGGCCAGGTACTCGCTGCCACTGCCAGCCACAACGCTGCCGCCGAGAAATTCCTGACCCTGGCCAACGCTGACAAGTTGGGTACCCCGGTGTACATGCAGGTCCAGCAGATGTTCGCCCAGCGCTTCGCCCAGACCAAAGCCCCGACCACCAAGCAGTCGGTGCTGGAGAGCTACCAGGCCAAGGCCAACGCCGCGCTGGACAGCGCCATCGGCTGGAACAAGCTCAAGCCGAAGATGGTCGACCTGTACACCCAGACCTTCACCGAGCAGGAGCTCAAGGACCTGGTCAAGTTCTACCAGTCGCCACTGGGCAAGAAAGTCCTCAGCCAGATGCCCAAGGTCACCCAGCAGTCGGCCCAGCTGACCCAGCAAAGCCTGGAACCGGCAGTACCGGTGGTCAACAAACTGCTCGAAGACATGACCAACGAGCTTGACCCCAACGCCGGCAAGGCCGCCGCCCCTGCCAAGAAGTGAGTAACACCCGATGACCATGCAGCAACGCATCGAGCAGCAGCTGGCCGCACTGGCGCCGCAGCACCTTGAAGTGCTCAACGAAAGCCACATGCACAGCCGTGGCCAGGAAACCCACTACAAGGCGGTGATCGTCAGCGAGCAGTTTGCCGGGCTCAACAGCGTCAAGCGCCACCAGAAGGTGTACGCCACCATGGGTGAACTGATGGGCCAGATCCATGCGTTGGCCATCCACACCTATACCAACGAGGAGTGGGCGAAGGTGGGTGTTGCACCCGCGTCGCCGGTGTGTGCAGGTGGCGGCAAGCACTGAATCCTTTTTGTCGTTCTGGTACAATTCGCAACATCCGGGGGGGCCGCTTTGCGGCCCTTTCGCGACACAAGGCCGCTCCTACAGGGGTTATGTATTCACCTGTAGGAGCGGCCTTGTGTCGCGAAAGGGGCGCAGAGCGCCCCCCAGCTTTTTGTCAAACCCGGTCCGCCCCTTACGAGGGCAACCACCTGGAGATTCAACGCAATGACCCAACCGATCGTCGTGGCGGCGCTGTACAAGTTCGTCACCCTTGAAGACTACGCAGAGCTGCGCGAGCCCTTGCTCAAGGCCATGCTCGACAATGGCGTCAAAGGCACTCTGCTGCTGGCCAACGAAGGTATCAACGGCACGGTTTCGGCCACCCGCGAAGGCATCGATGGCCTGCTCACCTGGCTGCGCAGCGACCCGCGCCTGGTCGATGTCGACCACAAGGAATCGTACTGCGACGAGCAGCCGTTCTACCGCACCAAGGTCAAGCTCAAGAAAGAGATCGTCACCCTCGGCGTGCCGGGCGTGGACCCGAACAATGCCGTTGGCACCTACGTCGAGCCCAAAGACTGGAACGCGCTGATCAGCGACCCGGAAGTACTGCTGATCGACACCCGCAACGATTACGAAGTGGCCATCGGCACCTTCAAGGGCGCAATCGACCCCAAGACCGAGACCTTCCGCGAGTTCCCCGAGTACATCAAGGCCAATTTCGACCCCAGCAAGCACAAGAAGGTCGCCATGTTCTGCACCGGCGGTATCCGTTGTGAAAAAGCCTCCAGCTACATGCTCGGTGAAGGCTTCGAGGCGGTCTATCATCTTAAGGGCGGCATCCTGAAATACTTCGAGGAAGTACCCCAGGAAGAAAGCCTTTGGGACGGCGACTGCTTTGTCTTCGACAACCGCGTCACGGTGCGCCATGACCTGACCGAAGGCGAGTACGACCAGTGCCATGCCTGCCGCCACCCGGTCAACGCCCAGGACCGCGCGTCCGAGCACTATTCGCCAGGCGTGAGCTGCCCGCACTGCTGGGACAGCCTGAGCGAAAAGACCCGGCGCAGCGCCATCGACCGGCAGAAGCAGATCGAGCTGGCCAAGGCCCGCAACCTGCCGCACCCGATCGGTTACAACTACAAAGCCGAGGCCTGATTGCATGAATGCCCGCCTGCTCTATGTGATGGACCCGATGTGCTCCTGGTGCTGGGGTTTTGCACCGGTGGCCCAGGCCCTGATCGCCCAGGCGCGTGAAGCGGGCGTGGCCACCCGGGTGGTACCGGGTGGGTTGCGTCGCGGTGCCAGCCCGCTGGACGCCTCGACCCGCAAGTACATCCTCGAACACTGGCAGGCGGTGGCCGAGGCCACCGGGCAGCCGTTCGCGTTCGAAGGTGCCATGCCCGATGGCTTCGTCTACGACACGGAGCCGGCCTGCCGCGCCCTGGTGGCCGCCCGCGAACTGGACGCCGAGCGCGTTTGGCCGCTGCTGGCGCTGATTCAGCGTGGGTTCTACCAGCAGGGCCTGGACGTCACCACCGCGCCGCAGCTGGTCGAGCTGGCCGAGCAGGCCGGGTTCGATCGCGCAACCTTTGCCGATGCCTTGCTGCGTGCCGAAGTGCGCGCTGCCACTGCAGCCGATTTCAGCTGGGTACAGGACCTGGGGATTGCCGGTTTTCCAACGCTGCTGGCTGAACGCAACGGCCAGCTCGCCCTGTTGACCAACGGCTACCAGCCACTGCAAAGCCTGCAGCCCTTGCTTGGCCGCTGGCTACAGCAGGCCGCCTGTGCTTGACCTGCCAGGCTCGCCCGACCCGGTGCCAGGGAAGCCAGCTGCTGTGCCTGACCGGCTGAGCTGGGCGCAAATACGCCGCTTGGCACTGCACCACAAGAAACACCTCTGGGCCGCCAACCTGGTGGCCGTGCTGGCGGCCTGCTGCAGCGTGCCGATTCCGCTGTTGCTGCCCTTGCTGGTGGACGAAGTGCTGCTGGGCCACGGCGATGGCGCTTTGAAGTTCATGAACCACCTGCTGCCCAGCGGTTGGCAGGTGGCGGCCGGGTATATCGGCCTGATGCTGGTCGTTACCCTGTGCCTGCGCGTGGCCGCGCTGGGGTTCAACGTGGTGCAGGCCAAGCTGTTCGCCGGCCTTGCCAAAGACATCGTTTATCGTCTGCGCATCCGCCTGATCGAGCGGCTCAAGCGTATCTCGCTCAAGGAGTACGAAAGCCTGGGCAGCGGCACCGTGACCACGCACCTGGTCACCGACCTGGAGACCCTCGACAAGTTTGTCGGCGAAACCCTGAGCCGCTTCCTGGTGGCCATGCTGACCCTGACCGGCACGGCGGCGATCCTGATCTGGATGCACTGGCAGCTGGCTTTGCTGATCCTGTTGTTCAACCCGCTGGTGATCTACTTCACCGTGCAGTTGGGCAAGCGCGTCAAACACCTTAAAAAGCTCGAAAACGATAGCACCTCGCGGTTCACCCAAGCGCTGGCCGAAACCCTTGATGCCATCCAGGAAATCCGCGCCAGCAATCGCCAGGGTTACTTCCTCGGCCGCCTGGGCCTGCGTGCCCGCGAAGTGCGTGATTACGCCGTGGATTCGCAATGGAAAAGCGATGCCAGTGGCCGTGCCAGTGGCCTGCTGTTCCAGTTCGGTATCGATATCTTCCGTGCTGCGGCCATGCTCACGGTGCTGTTCTCCGATTTGTCGATCGGGCAGATGCTGGCCGTGTTCAGCTACCTGTGGTTCATGATCGGCCCGGTCGAGCAGTTGCTGAACCTGCAATATGCCTACTACGCCGCCGGGGGGGCCTTGAGCCGGCTCAACGAGTTGCTGGCGCGTGCTGACGAGCCTCAATACCCGGCTGCCCGCGACCCGTTCGCCGGCCGTGAAACGGTTGGCATCGAGGTGCGCGACCTGCGCTTTGCCTATGCCGACGAGCCGGTGCTCGAGCACCTGGATCTGTCCATCGCTGCGGGCGAAAAAGTCGCCATTGTCGGCGCCAGTGGCGGCGGCAAAAGTACCCTGGTGCAGTTGCTGCTGGGCCTGTACAGCGCCCAGGCCGGGACTATCCGTTTTGGCGGTGCCAGCCTGCAGGAAATCGGCTTGGAGACCTTGCGTGAAAATGTGGCGGTGGTGCTGCAGCACCCCTCACTGTTCAACGATACGGTACGCGCCAACCTGACCATGGGCCGTGATTGCACGGACGAGGCCTGCTGGCAGGCGCTGCGCATCGCCCAGCTGGACGCCACCATTGCCGCCTTGCCGCAAGGGCTGGACAGCGTGGTTGGCCGCTCTGGTGTGCGCCTGTCCGGCGGCCAGCGCCAGCGCCTGGCGATTGCCCGCATGGTCCTGGCCGAGCCGAAGGTGGTGATCCTCGACGAGGCCACTTCAGCGCTGGACGCCGCCACTGAGTACAACCTGCACCAGGCTCTGGCGCGTTTCCTCAGTGGCCGTACCACATTGATCATCGCCCACCGCCTTTCGGCGGTGAAGCAGGCCGACCGTGTGCTGGTATTCGATGGCGGGCACGTAGCCGAGGATGGCGGGCACCAGCAGTTGATCGCCGAGGGCGGCTTGTATGCCAAGCTGTACGGGCATCTGCAGCAGACTTGATCCAGCTGCAGCTTGCAGCTTGCAGCTCAAAATTCCCTCCACACAGATGGCAGATGGCCTACGCTGAGCTTGTCTGGGTTGATTCGAGCCTTATCTGCTCTGTGACAGGGACTTCATGAAGGGACATCGCACACTAGAGGCGCCAAGGCTGCTGGGTATCATCTGGCCCTTCGTCGCCGTTGTAGTCTTCCAGGTCCTGCTGGGCAGCCTCAGCCTT from Pseudomonas putida includes the following:
- the mnmC gene encoding bifunctional tRNA (5-methylaminomethyl-2-thiouridine)(34)-methyltransferase MnmD/FAD-dependent 5-carboxymethylaminomethyl-2-thiouridine(34) oxidoreductase MnmC, whose product is MPASTLLQHAQIDWDDQGRPHSRQYGDVYFAINEGIAETQHVFLEQTRLRQRFANLAPHGCLVIGETGFGTGMNFFCAWQLFAETAHADARLHFVSVEKYPLGHADMARAMRLWPELAAFTEPFLRQYVAVHQGFQQFTFDQGRITLTLLIGDVLEQLPQLDARIDVWFLDGFAPAKNPDMWTPELFTQLARLSHAGTALGTFTTTGWVRRSLIEAGFTMKKVPGIGKKWEVMSGEYTGPPNAPMSAPWYARPTAPEGPREALVIGAGLAGSASAASLAARGWQVTVLERHDAAAREASGNPQGVLYLKLSAHGTALSQMILSGFGYTRRQLELLQRGQDWDACGVLQLAFDSKEAERQGRLADAFEGSLLRAVQRNEAEAIAGVGLPAGGLFYTEGGWVHPPALCKAQLQHPNIRLLAHHDVLALRKADGLWQAWAGDRLLASAPMVVLAGAADVKRFEPCAQLPLKRIRGQITRLPVTDASRALATVVCAEGYVAPPRGEEHTLGASFDFHSDDLTPTVAEHQGNLAMLDEISTDLARRLGTAALAPEQLQGRAAFRCTSPDYLPIVGPVADPAAFAEAYAVLAKDARQVPEVPCPWLEGLYVNSGHGSRGLITAPLSGELIAAWVSGEPLPLPRAVAEACHPNRFGLRRLIRGK
- the pap gene encoding polyphosphate:AMP phosphotransferase, with translation MFESAEIGHSIDDDTFEAEVPALREALLEAQYELKQQARFPVIVLINGIEGAGKGETVKLLNEWMDPRMIDVLTFDQQTDEELARPPAWRYWRALPPKGRMGVFFGNWYSQMLQGRVHGQFKDAVLDQAITGAERLEQMLCDEGALIIKFWFHLSKKQMKARLKSLKDDPLHSWRISPLDWQQSQTYDRFVRFGERVLRRTSRDYAPWHVVEGVDPNYRSLAVGRILLESLQAALAVNPKGKHQGNIAPLGRSIDQRSLVGALDMTLRLDKQDYEEQLVTEQARLAGLLRHKHMRRHSLVAVFEGNDAAGKGGAIRRVAAALDPRQYRIVPIAAPSEDERAQPYLWRFWRHIPARGKFTIFDRSWYGRVLVERIEGFCTPADWMRAYGEINDFEEQLVNAGAVVVKFWLAIDQQTQLERFQEREQIPFKRYKITEDDWRNRDKWDLYVDAVGDMVDRTSTEIAPWTLVEANDKRWARVKVLRTINEALEAAFAKHKK
- a CDS encoding DMT family transporter; protein product: MHITSGRRSYGLALALLTALLWGILPIKLKQVLQVVDPVTVTWFRLLVSGGLLFAWLAAKRRLPSFGKLGAKGKGLVAVAVCGLMGNYVLYLIGLNLLSPGTAQLVVQIGPVLLLVASVFVFKERFSLGQGLGLLVLLAGFGLFFNQRLEELLTSLGTYTTGVLTILLATSIWVFYALSQKQLLTVWHSQQVMMVIYLSCAALLTPWVHPLEALQLTPLQGWLLLACCLNTLVAYGAFAEALAHWEASRVSATLALTPLVTFVAVALAAWMWPAYVQAEDINALGYVGAVTVVLGSTLVALGPSLVAGWRARRARLAQVG
- a CDS encoding class II fumarate hydratase — protein: MSRIETDSLGPVEVPEHAYWGAQTQRSLINFAIGKERMPLAVLHALALIKKAAARVNDRNGDLPADIARLIEQAADEVLDGEHDDQFPLVVWQTGSGTQSNMNVNEVIAGRANELAGKGRGGKAPVHPNDHVNRSQSSNDCFPTAMHIAAAQAVHEQLLPAIAELSSGLAELSGRHHKLVKTGRTHMMDATPITFGQEVSAFVAQLDYAQRAIRATLPAVCELAQGGTAVGTGLNAPQGFAEAIAAELAALSGLPFVTAPNKFAALAGHEPLTSLAGALKTLAVALMKIANDLRLLGSGPRAGLAEVRLPANEPGSSIMPGKVNPTQCEALSMLACQVLGNDAAIGFAASQGHLQLNVFKPVIIHNLLQSIELLADGCRNFQQHCVAGIEPDAEQMAAHLERGLMLVTALNPHIGYDKAAEIAKKAYSEGKTLREAALELKYLTNEQFDEWVRPENMLAPGGKG
- a CDS encoding DUF2059 domain-containing protein, with the protein product MTRLRALCAAVALACASGQVLAATASHNAAAEKFLTLANADKLGTPVYMQVQQMFAQRFAQTKAPTTKQSVLESYQAKANAALDSAIGWNKLKPKMVDLYTQTFTEQELKDLVKFYQSPLGKKVLSQMPKVTQQSAQLTQQSLEPAVPVVNKLLEDMTNELDPNAGKAAAPAKK
- a CDS encoding BolA family protein; translated protein: MTMQQRIEQQLAALAPQHLEVLNESHMHSRGQETHYKAVIVSEQFAGLNSVKRHQKVYATMGELMGQIHALAIHTYTNEEWAKVGVAPASPVCAGGGKH
- a CDS encoding rhodanese-related sulfurtransferase, producing MTQPIVVAALYKFVTLEDYAELREPLLKAMLDNGVKGTLLLANEGINGTVSATREGIDGLLTWLRSDPRLVDVDHKESYCDEQPFYRTKVKLKKEIVTLGVPGVDPNNAVGTYVEPKDWNALISDPEVLLIDTRNDYEVAIGTFKGAIDPKTETFREFPEYIKANFDPSKHKKVAMFCTGGIRCEKASSYMLGEGFEAVYHLKGGILKYFEEVPQEESLWDGDCFVFDNRVTVRHDLTEGEYDQCHACRHPVNAQDRASEHYSPGVSCPHCWDSLSEKTRRSAIDRQKQIELAKARNLPHPIGYNYKAEA
- a CDS encoding DsbA family protein, translating into MNARLLYVMDPMCSWCWGFAPVAQALIAQAREAGVATRVVPGGLRRGASPLDASTRKYILEHWQAVAEATGQPFAFEGAMPDGFVYDTEPACRALVAARELDAERVWPLLALIQRGFYQQGLDVTTAPQLVELAEQAGFDRATFADALLRAEVRAATAADFSWVQDLGIAGFPTLLAERNGQLALLTNGYQPLQSLQPLLGRWLQQAACA
- a CDS encoding ABC transporter ATP-binding protein → MLDLPGSPDPVPGKPAAVPDRLSWAQIRRLALHHKKHLWAANLVAVLAACCSVPIPLLLPLLVDEVLLGHGDGALKFMNHLLPSGWQVAAGYIGLMLVVTLCLRVAALGFNVVQAKLFAGLAKDIVYRLRIRLIERLKRISLKEYESLGSGTVTTHLVTDLETLDKFVGETLSRFLVAMLTLTGTAAILIWMHWQLALLILLFNPLVIYFTVQLGKRVKHLKKLENDSTSRFTQALAETLDAIQEIRASNRQGYFLGRLGLRAREVRDYAVDSQWKSDASGRASGLLFQFGIDIFRAAAMLTVLFSDLSIGQMLAVFSYLWFMIGPVEQLLNLQYAYYAAGGALSRLNELLARADEPQYPAARDPFAGRETVGIEVRDLRFAYADEPVLEHLDLSIAAGEKVAIVGASGGGKSTLVQLLLGLYSAQAGTIRFGGASLQEIGLETLRENVAVVLQHPSLFNDTVRANLTMGRDCTDEACWQALRIAQLDATIAALPQGLDSVVGRSGVRLSGGQRQRLAIARMVLAEPKVVILDEATSALDAATEYNLHQALARFLSGRTTLIIAHRLSAVKQADRVLVFDGGHVAEDGGHQQLIAEGGLYAKLYGHLQQT